ACAATAGAAACTGTGTTGGAAGAATTAAAAAAATTGAATGAAAAAATAGAAAAAATTCTTTCTGAACAATTGCAAGAAAAGTCAGAAAGTAACGAAAAAAAAGAAATACCGAAGATGTATGGAGGACTCCCCTATACACCACCGCCGTCTGATATTATTTAGCGTAGAACATCCGTAAAGTGGGTGTTCTTTTTTTGCACTGAAAACAAGGAAAAGGAGAAGAAAAATGAGCATACAGGAACAATTAGAAAAGGTACAAAGTGATCTGCAGAAAATTGAAGAACGAAGAAAAGAATTGCAGCAAAAAGAGAAAGAACTGCTGACCAAAATGGAACTGGAAGAAGCAAGGGCTGCAGCAAAAAAGAATGAGGAAATCCGAAAGATTGTAGAAGAAAATTATGGGGAAGTAGATGGTTCTAATTTAGAAATATTTCGCCGTGTGATGCAGGAACAATCCGGGCAGATGAAACAACGAAAAGAACATTTGAAACAGAATTAAACGGGTGTGATCAAAGTGAAAAGAAGTATCTTTGTTGGAGTCCGATTCCAACCGGAAGAATATGAATTTCTCTGTGAAAAAGCAGAGAAAGATCCGGAAACACGGATGCGGACAGGAAGCAAAAACCTGTCTGCTTATGTCCGGAAAAAAACACTGCAGGAATCCGGATATCAGAAGGAGCTGCAGATCCAAAAGGAACTAAAAGAACTGGTGTATCAGTTCCGAAAAATCGGAACGAATATCAATCAGGCAACGAAGCAATTACATATCGGATATGAACCGGCGGCTGCGGCAGATCGGCTGGAGAAAAATATGAAACTGTTAGAACAGCAATTCGAAAAAATGAAAGAGGAATTGAAACAAACGTATGGCAATCACGAAGATATTAAACATTAAATCACAATCCAACCTTTACAATGCAATTGATTACATTATGAAGCCGGAAAAAACGAAAGAGCAGTTATGGGTCGGTGGAAATTCCGGTAGTACGACACAAGAGGTGTATCGTACCATGATGGACACCAAACAGGCATGGGGAAAGCTGGATGGAAGGAAAGGATACCATATCATCATCAGTTGGAAACCGGGAGAATGTACGGAGGAAAAAGCCTATCAGATCATCCAGGAATTCTGCCAGGAATATCTGGGAGAGAACTATGATTATGTGTTTGGAATTCATACCGATCGAAAACATTGCCATGGTCATATTGTGTTCAATTCAGTGAATCGAGTCACTGGTTATAAATATCGTTATGAACGTGGGGACTGGGAAAAATTTATGCAGCCGATCACGGACAAGCTTTGTGTGAAATATGGACTTCCCAAACTGGAATATGAAAAAGGAAACCGGAAAGGAGTCTCATACGGAGAATGGAAAGATCAAGGAAAAAGCAGTTGGAAAAATCTGATCCGTGCAGATATTGATTATGCAATCTCTCTTTCGGAATCGTACGAAGAATTTTTAGAACAGATGCGATCCATGCATTATCAGATCCAGGAAGGAACGTCCCGGGAAGAGGGGGCGATTTTATCCTTGAAACTGCCTGGACAAGGACGGGCTTGCCGTACTAAAAAGAAAACATTGGGAGAAGCCTATACGGTGGCTGCCATCCGGGAGCGGATCGGAAAAGAATGGAGATCCTATCCGGTACCAAAGCCTCCAAGGCTGCAACGCTGCCAGATGCATTTCGGACGGAAAAACATCCGGGGGATCTCCGGATATCAAGCCAGTCATGTCCGAGACATTTACCAGATCCAGAACCGCTATGCCCGTGGAAATATTTATGCGATCAATCAGGGCAGTATGCGGAAACATTTAACAGAGATTGAGAAGCTGCGGGCAGACTGCAGATATTTATTAACCATGGATATCCGAAGCAGAGAGGCGCTGGAACAAAGAGAGCGGGAAGTGCTGAAAGAGGAAAAACGATTAAAGCAGCAAAGTAGCTTGAAATGGAACATGCAGGAGGACGAAGGGTATCGAAGATATCAGAAACTGGAACAAGAGCTGGGGCAGATTCCGGTATGGGATGACCGGTTTGAAGCAGTCCTGGATGAAATGGAAGAATTGCAGGAGCAGTTGCCAAAAGGGATGGAGCTGATGAAAGATGCCAAAGAGCAGTTACAAAAACTGCGGGAAGAAAAGCGGCTGATCCGTCAGATCAAACGGATGGATCAGGAACACCTGGCAACTTATGAATTTGCACATCCAATTCAGAGGAAGAATCCGGAACAGACACGTTCCGAAATTCGGAACAGAAAGAAAGGAGACAGACAGTGGAAGCCCAGGCTATAACAGAAGTAGAAATTAAAGAACAGCAATTGGTGATCGCACAATGGATGCAAGTCCCGGAAGAGATTATTGGCATTCTGAATCAGGAGTTGCCCTGGCGCATCCGGGAATGGGTCTATTTGTGCGCTTTGGATCAGATGCCCGCAGAGATTTTAGAAAAAATGCCTACATGGGAGTTAGAAAAAATCCAAAGAGAGCGGATGGAATTCCTGCAGAAAAAATTTCAGGATATCGATTTATTGGAACGGGCAATGAAAGAAAATCAGGATCGGCTGGAAATCCTGGCTGCCAATAGTGAGCGGCTGACTACAGTTGTACAGGACGGACTGGAAAAGGTACTCCAGGATTTGACCAAAGAGAAAGAAGAACTGAAGCAAAAGTCAGAACAGTTGTTACAGGAAAAACGGGAGTTGGAATTTCAGCTGCAGCAAATGAAGCAGCGTTTAACCAAAGAACAGGAGAACCGACAGAGTGCCGAGGGAAATGCCCGGATCTTAAGCGAAAAAGCAGACACCTATCACAGGGAGCTCTTACAGTTTCAGAAAGCAGAAAAAAGGCAGGTGCCAAAGGAAACGATTCCAACCGTGGAACCGGAAAAAGGGTACTGGAAGAATCGCAGATACCAGAAAATGGCGAAAGAACAAGAGGAGCAGCGAAAAAAAGAGATGGAGACATTTATCAAAGAAGTCATGGACAACTCTGAGTTTACCGAAGAGCAGAGTGATTATCTTTTAACCTGTCTGGAAAGAGGGGACAAGGTGGAGGATGTGCTATATTTGGCAAAACCAAGTCTGTCCGTGGAGCATATGGAACGGATGCGGAAGATGGAACAGAAGCGGCGCATGGAAGCAACCAGCCAGAAAACACAAAAGAAACGGTACTTTTGGGAACGGGAAAAGCACTAAAGCAGGAGCGTTCCGAATTTCGGAACAGAAAGGAGAAAAATGGACGTAGAAGCCAGAATTTATCTGCCAGAAAAACCACTGGAAAACGTATGGGGATACGGGGAAGTCACGGTGGAACGCTTATTTACATTTCAAGTTCGAGTGTTAAAACATCAAAAAGAGAATGGGGAAGAGGTATCCTTTGTCAGCTTTCCCAGGCGAAAAGTGCAAGGCCGGTGGGAAGATGTAGTACACCCCAGTCAAGAACTGCGGGAGAGGATTGCCGAAGTTGTGAATCGGGAAATCCGAAAAGAAATCATAAAAGACTTGGAACTTCCAGAAATCGTAGTTCAGAGTATGAGCCTGTTTCCGGTGCAGCCCAAAAAGACAGTAAGCATCGTAGGGATTGCAACGGTAGAAGTGTGTGGTCTGACAATCAAAGGAGTCACTGTGAAACAGGGACAGGATGGACTTTTTTGTAACCTGCCCCAGTATTACAGTGAGAAAGACGGGTACCGGGATGTAGTACGGCCAACTTCGAAACGGATCCGGGAAGCAATCTCGGAGGCAGTATTGCAGGAATATAAAGTACAGAAGAACAGGAGGTGGAAAACATGACAAAGTTACAACAGCAATTAGCAGAACAATTTTTACACATCTTGGAAGAGGAAAAACTGGACTGGAAAAAAGAATGGAGCGGACTTTCAGGAAGACCTTATAATCCGGTTTCCAAGACGGTTTACCATGGGAGCAATTATTTTTCTTTACTGCTGACATCCATGGCGAAAGGATATCAGGATCCCAGATGGTGTACGTTTGCACAGATCAAAGAGCAGGGATGGACACTAAAAGCAGGAAAGGGACAGAGTGCCAAAATAGAATTCTGGTATCCCTATGATCGGGAGCAGAAAAAGGCAATCAGCTGGCAAGAATTTCGGGAAGCTGGTGGACAGATCAATGATCGGTATCAGCTTTTTAGCCGAGTGTATTCTGTTTACAATGGGGATATGATTGTAGGAATCCCCAAGTTGGAAGTAACACAAAATGAAATACAGCCAGTAGAATTGGTGGATACCATTTCTGGGAGCATGGGAGTTTCGATTTCTTATCACAAAAGTGACCAGGCATTTTACCGTCCGGTAGAAGACCGGATCTATCTTCCGTACCGCCAGCAATTTCATTCCGAGTATGCCTACGCATCCACGGCACTCCATGAGCTGTCCCATGCAACAGGGTCAGAACATCGTCTGAATCGGAAACAGGGTGGGGAATTTGGAACAGAGCCCTATGCTTATGAAGAGTTGGTGGCGGAAATCAGTTCCTGTTTTCTGTCCAGTGAGCTTCCGATGGGACAGACAGAAGAACATCTGCAGAACCACAAGGCGTATGTTCAGAGCTGGATCCAGGGAATTAAAGAGCAGCCGGATGCTCTATTCCGTGCCGTGAAAGATGCGGAACAAGCCGCCGTTTATTTGGAATATCACGGTGGACTGATCACATTGGAAGAATATCAGACCTATGGAATCGAAGTAGAACCGGCAGCTCAAACACGTGATCCTGTTCCGAAATTCGGAACGGAAGAGACAAAGAAGGTTGCGATCGAAAGCACCATGGATTATGAGGACTTGGATTTCCATGTAAACCGATATAACGAAAAGGGATATGGAAGAGAAGCGTATTATCGGATTGTTTCTCTAAATGAAGAGGGGATTGTGACTCCGGTAGATCGAACCGTTTATCGGAATCTTGAACAAGTGAGAACTGCGATTTCCCAAAAAACAGAATGGAAAGAAGTCCTATATGAAGACCTGATTCAGGAAGCAATGAAGAATCAGGTGGAACAGGTGTCTTTTCCGAATCTCAAACAATCGGATGGATGGAGGCTTGCAAAAGAAGGAGAGCATTATACGGTGTATCTGGATGGAGAGCGATTTCTGACAGGAACATCAAAGAAGGTTCAGGAATTGAACCGGAGAGCTGGGGAAGGGAAACATCCCATGCTGCAGCGTGCGTTTACAGCATTGCGAGAGCAACAGGGAATGAGTCTGGAAGAAGCGGCTGAAAAAATGTACGTGTCTGTCCCGGAAGTGAAAGCAGTGGAAAAAGGAGTGTTGCAACTGCAGCCGGAATCCTTGCAGCTTTTTTGCAATGCCTGTGGAGTTTCAGTAGATGCATTACGGGAAGGGAAGGTTATAAAACAGGCATCAGCAGATCAGTTAAAAGAAGGAATCAATAAAATGACCCGTCAGATCGATCAGCTGGAGAACAATCAGACATATCTGCAGGAAATTGTAGAACGATATGGACTGGAAGCCTCTCCGGAATTGGAGGAAGCGAAAAGGAAGATCGCAGCGTATGAAAAGAGCATTGGACGGACAGAGAGTATGATAAACCAAGCATCCACGGAACAGATCTTAGCGTATGGGAAGAAGTGTGAGGCATATCTGGACTTTGGGAATAGTGTGGATCGTGTGCTTCACCCACTGGAAAAAGAAAAATATTATCAAGGGAAAAGAAGACATGAAGCAATTTTAGTATGCAATACACCTGAAATGATTCAAAATGTGGGTTTGAGAGAGTTACCAATGCATATTACACAAAAACATGTATTAGATTGTTTACACGAAAAAACAGTGGATAATGTTCATT
This window of the Mediterraneibacter gnavus ATCC 29149 genome carries:
- a CDS encoding MobC family plasmid mobilization relaxosome protein; this encodes MKRSIFVGVRFQPEEYEFLCEKAEKDPETRMRTGSKNLSAYVRKKTLQESGYQKELQIQKELKELVYQFRKIGTNINQATKQLHIGYEPAAAADRLEKNMKLLEQQFEKMKEELKQTYGNHEDIKH
- a CDS encoding relaxase/mobilization nuclease domain-containing protein, translated to MAITKILNIKSQSNLYNAIDYIMKPEKTKEQLWVGGNSGSTTQEVYRTMMDTKQAWGKLDGRKGYHIIISWKPGECTEEKAYQIIQEFCQEYLGENYDYVFGIHTDRKHCHGHIVFNSVNRVTGYKYRYERGDWEKFMQPITDKLCVKYGLPKLEYEKGNRKGVSYGEWKDQGKSSWKNLIRADIDYAISLSESYEEFLEQMRSMHYQIQEGTSREEGAILSLKLPGQGRACRTKKKTLGEAYTVAAIRERIGKEWRSYPVPKPPRLQRCQMHFGRKNIRGISGYQASHVRDIYQIQNRYARGNIYAINQGSMRKHLTEIEKLRADCRYLLTMDIRSREALEQREREVLKEEKRLKQQSSLKWNMQEDEGYRRYQKLEQELGQIPVWDDRFEAVLDEMEELQEQLPKGMELMKDAKEQLQKLREEKRLIRQIKRMDQEHLATYEFAHPIQRKNPEQTRSEIRNRKKGDRQWKPRL
- a CDS encoding septation protein SpoVG family protein, which produces MDVEARIYLPEKPLENVWGYGEVTVERLFTFQVRVLKHQKENGEEVSFVSFPRRKVQGRWEDVVHPSQELRERIAEVVNREIRKEIIKDLELPEIVVQSMSLFPVQPKKTVSIVGIATVEVCGLTIKGVTVKQGQDGLFCNLPQYYSEKDGYRDVVRPTSKRIREAISEAVLQEYKVQKNRRWKT
- a CDS encoding zincin-like metallopeptidase domain-containing protein → MTKLQQQLAEQFLHILEEEKLDWKKEWSGLSGRPYNPVSKTVYHGSNYFSLLLTSMAKGYQDPRWCTFAQIKEQGWTLKAGKGQSAKIEFWYPYDREQKKAISWQEFREAGGQINDRYQLFSRVYSVYNGDMIVGIPKLEVTQNEIQPVELVDTISGSMGVSISYHKSDQAFYRPVEDRIYLPYRQQFHSEYAYASTALHELSHATGSEHRLNRKQGGEFGTEPYAYEELVAEISSCFLSSELPMGQTEEHLQNHKAYVQSWIQGIKEQPDALFRAVKDAEQAAVYLEYHGGLITLEEYQTYGIEVEPAAQTRDPVPKFGTEETKKVAIESTMDYEDLDFHVNRYNEKGYGREAYYRIVSLNEEGIVTPVDRTVYRNLEQVRTAISQKTEWKEVLYEDLIQEAMKNQVEQVSFPNLKQSDGWRLAKEGEHYTVYLDGERFLTGTSKKVQELNRRAGEGKHPMLQRAFTALREQQGMSLEEAAEKMYVSVPEVKAVEKGVLQLQPESLQLFCNACGVSVDALREGKVIKQASADQLKEGINKMTRQIDQLENNQTYLQEIVERYGLEASPELEEAKRKIAAYEKSIGRTESMINQASTEQILAYGKKCEAYLDFGNSVDRVLHPLEKEKYYQGKRRHEAILVCNTPEMIQNVGLRELPMHITQKHVLDCLHEKTVDNVHYHGLSTQELKRLPEALESPVILAESLTKDDSLVAVLDYREQDGNPVIVAVRPNGNAMYELRKVDSNFITSMYGKDNFSEFCQRILDQGKLLYANKENGEKLGYYLENQKSQIPEYDKILKKMALSESEQIKPKHIRRF